The Acidaminococcales bacterium nucleotide sequence AAAATTTCCCCAGCTGATAAAATGCATGAGCACCAACGGCCTCTTGTTGAGCGAGAAAGCAACGGACGTCATCGATGCGGGCGTGGATACTCTGACCGTAACCGTTAACGCGGTGGACCCGAAAATCCAGGCCGAAATAATCGGCGGGATAGTCTTTCACGGCCAGCGCAGGGAAGGCGCCGAAGGCGCCAAAATTCTCATTGAAAACCAACTGGAGGGCATTGCGAAGGTAACCGCCGCCGGCGTCAAAGTAAAGGTCAATACCGTGCTGATCAACGAGATAAACCTCGCGCACGTAAAGGAGACGGCCAAGGCGGTGGCGGAAGCGGGAGCGTCCCTGTACAACATCATACCGCTGATTCCTCAGCATGAGCTGTCCTATTGCCGGGAACCGTCGTGCGAAGATATCGGCAAAGCGCGGAAAGAGGCGGGAGAATACATAGAACTGTTCCTGCATTGCCAAAGATGCCGCGCGGACGCGGTAGGCATCCCGGGCGGGCGCGATTTCAGCCAGCAAGTCTATTTTGGGCAGTTTGCCGTAAAGGAAACATTTTCGCACGGCTGATTGATTGCGGACGGGGGCGGCATTTGCGGTTCCCGCGCGGCTGCGGGCGGCAAGGGCTTTCCCGGGCAGGGAAA carries:
- a CDS encoding radical SAM protein, producing MDIKRIREIHPCFGAKHNKGRMHLPVCPACNIECRFCSRKINAEENRPGVTASIIKPQDAVFYVERAVRLCPDITVVGIAGPGDSLVTDNALETFRLIGKKFPQLIKCMSTNGLLLSEKATDVIDAGVDTLTVTVNAVDPKIQAEIIGGIVFHGQRREGAEGAKILIENQLEGIAKVTAAGVKVKVNTVLINEINLAHVKETAKAVAEAGASLYNIIPLIPQHELSYCREPSCEDIGKARKEAGEYIELFLHCQRCRADAVGIPGGRDFSQQVYFGQFAVKETFSHG